The following proteins are co-located in the Paenibacillus sp. FSL H8-0079 genome:
- a CDS encoding GGDEF domain-containing protein gives MKSFHTHNSHIPTEYEFKHSKWIKKMLHAYWVVISAHFAIQVGCFLFLEYDRAPADFMMNVLFWPTAISSSCILIASWVDRRFSSYSFYAMSVASTVIAWTIIHVNYDIRIILAICLLPIFASVLFFSKKRVWIVFLMQMMGYLLVLFDPAYRSYLSSFDMVSIPAFLILGTYVAQVIVTSGVEVLDDLQASMLAKQDLIVRNAIMTKQSKTDGLTNLYNQSSFKDYYEKAFEYANSGMSMHLALIDIDDFKSINDTYGHRVGDIILEKVSLIIQETITSSDIAARYGGEEFALLMFEQSFEQAYALVEQIRQKIALMGHLELEGTSITVSIGLKSYSPNLSKDKLFEEVDACLYLAKRTGKNKTVTSLDLTSSFV, from the coding sequence ATGGATTAAAAAAATGCTCCATGCCTACTGGGTTGTCATCAGTGCACATTTCGCCATTCAAGTGGGCTGTTTCCTGTTTCTGGAGTATGATCGCGCACCTGCAGATTTCATGATGAATGTCCTGTTCTGGCCTACGGCCATTAGCAGTTCTTGCATTTTGATCGCAAGTTGGGTTGATCGGCGCTTCAGTTCATATTCCTTCTATGCCATGTCTGTAGCAAGCACAGTTATCGCCTGGACGATTATTCATGTCAATTATGACATTCGGATTATATTAGCGATCTGCCTGTTACCTATCTTCGCTTCGGTTCTGTTCTTCAGCAAAAAGAGAGTCTGGATAGTCTTCCTGATGCAGATGATGGGTTATCTTCTGGTTCTGTTCGACCCAGCCTATCGATCCTACCTGTCTTCATTTGACATGGTATCCATTCCGGCTTTTCTAATCCTTGGTACATATGTAGCACAGGTTATCGTAACCAGCGGAGTCGAAGTGCTGGACGACCTTCAGGCAAGCATGCTTGCCAAACAGGACCTTATTGTGCGAAACGCCATTATGACCAAACAGTCCAAAACAGACGGTTTAACCAACCTCTACAACCAAAGCTCATTCAAGGATTATTATGAAAAAGCATTTGAGTACGCCAACAGTGGCATGAGTATGCATCTGGCTCTAATCGATATTGATGATTTCAAATCCATTAATGACACGTACGGTCATCGGGTTGGAGACATCATTCTGGAGAAAGTGTCATTGATCATTCAGGAGACGATTACCTCAAGTGATATTGCAGCACGCTACGGTGGCGAAGAGTTCGCCTTATTGATGTTTGAGCAATCCTTCGAGCAGGCTTACGCCCTGGTGGAACAGATTCGTCAGAAGATTGCCCTGATGGGTCATCTGGAACTTGAAGGAACTTCCATTACGGTAAGTATCGGTCTCAAAAGCTACAGTCCCAATCTGAGCAAAGACAAATTGTTCGAGGAAGTGGATGCCTGTCTGTATCTCGCCAAACGAACAGGTAAAAATAAAACCGTAACGTCACTTGATCTGACTTCGTCCTTCGTTTGA